The stretch of DNA CTGGATCGAAGCGGAATCCTACCACATCACTTTGCGTTTTATGGGCGACATCAGCGATGGGATCGCCCGTGAACTCGTCGAGGCGCTCGATGATGTCGACATGCCGAGCTTCACAATCCGGCTGAAGGGCGTTGGTAGCTTTGGCGGCGCCAAGCCGCGCGCGATCTGGGCCGGGGTCGACGATGATGAGAGTGGCAGCCTGAAGCGGCTCCAGACCTGGCACGAACGCCTGTGCCAGGTCGTCGGCCTCAAGCCCGAGCCCCGGAAGTTCACCCCCCACGTTACGCTCGCTCGGCTGCGTGACTCCGGCGTGGAGGGGGTGCAGAGCTTCGTCGCGGCCCATAGCCTGTTCGAGAGCCGGCCTTTCGAGGTCCGGCAATTCGTGCTGTACTCCTCGCGTCCTTCGCGCGGGGGCGGGCCTTACGTTTCTGAAGAGATCTACCCTCTGAAAGACTACTCAGAAGAGTATTACGCTCTCAGCGACTTGAGATAGGCAGCAAGGCCGCAGACCCCATCCTGGATGAGATCGAGCATCAGCTCGAAATCGGCCTCATCGCCGAAATAGGGGGTGGGCACCTCACGCTCTGTCGTTCTCTCCGCAAAGTCCATGAGCAGCCGGATTTTGTTGACGCATTGGCAATCGGTCATGCCAACCAGCGAGCCATAGACTTCTTCGTCCAGGGCCAGAATAATGTCCGAGACGATGAAGTCATTGGGACCGATCAGGCGCGAGCGATGGCCCGAAATATCGAGCCCGCGCGCGAGGCCGGCACTCAGGGCTCGCCGATCGGGTTTCTCCCGGATATGCCAAGAGCTGATGCCCGCCGAATCAACCCTGAGCGAATTCATTCCGCAGCGCTGGGCTTCTACGCGAAACGCCTCAGCGGCTAAAGGAGATCGGCAGATGTTTCCGAGGCAGACAAACAATACCTGTTGCATGGAGCTGATTGGTACCTCGTCTCGAAAGTGTCTTTCAGAGTCTGGATCAGTTCCCGAAGGTCAATCCCGCCGCGTTTGTGAGAGCGCTTGGAGGACGGATGATGGTTGTCCTGAATAAGATCTACACCCGCACCGGGGATGACGGCACGACGGCCCTTTCGACTGGTGAACGGCTTCCTAAATCCCATCTTCGCATTGAAGCTTATGGCACCGTGGATGAAACCAACGCCACAATTGGCGTTGCCCGGGCTCATCTCTCTTTGCCCCATCATGCCGAACTCGATCCCATGCTGGAATCCATCCAGAATGATCTCTTTGACCTCGGTGCTGACCTGTGCACCCCGGACCGCGGCGAGCCGCTTCCCTATGAACCACTCCGGATCGTATCCTCGCAGGTCGAGCGGCTGGAGAAGCAAATAGACACTCTGAACGCGGAACTTTCGCCGCTTCGTTCCTTCGTGCTCCCGGCCGGTCATCCCGCCGCCGCGGCCCTCCATGTCAGCCGGACCGTCTGCCGCCGCGCCGAGCGTCTGGTGGTGCAGCTGGCGAGCCTTGATGGCGAGACGGTCGGCGATCCGGCTTTGCGCTACATCAACCGCCTGTCGGATTTTCTGTTTGTGGCCAGCCGCTGGATAAACGCCAGAGGTCCGGGCGATGTCCTGTGGACTCCCGGCGCAAACCGGTAGCATTCCTCGCCCTGGTCTTGCGATAACAGAGCTGCTTTCGGTTGGTTCCGCACCTGGCTCGAATCCACGCGGTTGAGACTTGCCGGTACGGTCTCCTTGCCAAGGGATGACATCCTGTCGCATAAGACGGGGGTTTGTACGGCAATCCAATTGACGAGCCTTGCTTTGGCGCACTAGCGTGCGGCGCGCGCAGGGATGAGGTTCGCTTCGAGATCCCCTCGTGATCGTCCTGCCGGCTGGTAGAGCGTCACGTGGCGGCGCCACCATTCGGTGGGTGATTGCTTCAACCTACGTTCACGTCGCAGGCGGCTACAAGACCGACGGATGGGAGTTGGGAACACGATGAAGGTATTGGTAGCGATCAAGAGGGTCGTCGACTACAACGTCAAGATAAGGGTCAAGTCCGACGGCTCTGGCGTCGAATTGGCCAATGTGAAGATGTCGATGAACCCATTCGACGAAATCGCCGTCGAGGAAGCGGTTCGTTTGAAGGAAGCTGGTAAGGCGACCGAGATCGTTGCCGTATCCATTGGTCCGCAGCAGGCCCAGGAGACCATCAGGACCGCTCTGGCTATGGGCGCCGATCGCGGCATTCTGGTGAAGCATGACGGTGTCGTCGAGCCACTCGCGGTCGCCAAGATCCTTAAGGGCGTGGTCGAACAGGAGCAGCCGGGCCTGGTGATCCTTGGCAAGCAGGCCATCGACGACGATGCGAACCAGACCGGGCAGATGCTGGCCGCGCTTCTGAAATGGCCGCAGGCGACATTTTGCTCAAAAATCGAGCTCACTGACGGTGGCGCAACCATCACCCGCGAGATCGATGGCGGGCTGCAGACCCTGAACGTGAAGGCGCCCTTCATTGCCACGACTGATCTTCGCTTGAACCAGCCGCGCTATGCGTCGCTGCCGAACATCATGAAGGCCAAGAAGAAGCCCATCGATGAGAAGACGCCTGCCGATTTCGGCGTGGATACGACGCCTCGGCTCAAGGTGCTGAACACGAGCGAGCCGCCGAAGCGGCAGGGCGGTGTCAAGGTCGGCTCCGTCGCCGAGCTCGTCAGCAAGCTGAAGAACGAAGCGGGAGTGATCTGAGATGACCACCCTTTTGATCGCTGAGCACGACAACGCGAACCTCAAGGACGCAACCCACAAGGCGCTGACCGCTGCGAGCCAGATCGGCAACGAGGTTCACGTTCTGGTGGCCGGCAACAATGCTGAGGCGGTGGCCAAGCAGGCTGCCGCGCTGCCCGGCGTTGCCAAGGTCCTGCAGGTCAACGATGGCGGTCTCGAGCGCCCGCTCGCCGAGGCCATGGCCGACCTGATCGTCGGACTTGCCGGCAATTACGACGTTTTGATTGCCCCCGCGACCTCCAATGGCAAGAACTTCATGCCGCGTGTCGCGGCGCTGCTGGATGTCATGCAGGTGTCCGATATCACCGCCGTGAAGGGACAGGACACCTTCGAGCGCCCGATCTACGCTGGCAATGCCGTTGAGACGGTGCAGAGCACCGACAGCAAGCGCGTGATCACCGTCAGAACCTCTGCCTTCCAGGCAGCTCCGGCCGAGGGCGGTTCCGCTGCAATCGAGCAGATCGGCGCGCCCGGATCCAGCGGACTTTCGGAATATGTCTCCGAGAATCTGTCGAAATCGGATCGCCCGGAGCTCACTTCGGCACGGATCGTCATCTCCGGCGGTCGTGGCATGCAGTCGGGTGAGAACTTCGCGCTTCTGGAAAAGGTCGCCGACCGTCTGGGTGCCGCAGTTGGCGCATCGCGCGCTGCCGTGGATGCTGGTTTCGTTCCCAACAACTACCAGGTTGGTCAGACCGGCAAGGTGGTCTCGCCCGAGCTTTACATTGCCGTTGGCATCTCAGGCGCCATTCAGCACCTGGCGGGCATGAAGGACTCCAAGGTGATCGTCGCGATCAACAAGGACGAAGAAGCACCGATCTTCCAAGTGGCTGATTATGGCTATGTCGGCGATCTCTTCCAGGCTATGCCGGAGCTGGATGCCGAGCTTGAGAAGGCCGGGTACTGATTGGGAGGGCGGCCGGTGAGATCTGACAGGTCCCTTCGAGCCGGCCTTCCGCTCCAGTCCACGCTGAGCGGCGCGCCACCGCTTCCGGCATCCAGGCCAGGTGACGCGTCGCTCGTTTGAGTGCAGTGCAATATTCAATCTGGCGGTAATTCCATCGCGGGGCGATATGCGCTAGTCTCGCGGGCCGCGAGAGTTAATTTTGGTGGAAATGATGGATATCCGCAGGGTTGGCGTGATTGGTGCTGGTCAGATGGGCAATGGTATTGCCCATGTCTGTGCGCTGGCGGGTCACGATGTCTATCTCAACGACCTGACGCGGGAGACGATCGAGTCGGCGCTGGCCACGATCAACGGCAACATGGCGCGGCAGGTTCGCAATGGCCGCATCTCCGAGGATGACCGCAGGAGCGCGCTGGGACGCATCCATATCGCCGAGACGCTCGAGGGTCTTGAGCCCTGTGATCTGATCATCGAATCGGCCAGTGAGGACGAGCAGGTCAAGCGGAAGATTTTCGGTCAGCTTTGCCCGGTCGTCCGGCCTGATGCCATCGTCGCCACCAACACGTCGTCGATCTCCATCACACGTCTGGCTGCTGCGACGGACCGCCCCGAGCGCTTCATGGGCATCCACTTCATGAATCCGGTGCCGGTGATGGAGCTGGTGGAGCTTATCCGCGGTATTGCCACCGATGATGAGACCTTCCACACCGTCCGCCATTTCACCATTGGCTTGGGCAAGACCATCGCCGTTGCTGAAGATTTCCCGGCCTTCATCGTTAATCGCATTCTGCTGCCGATGATAAATGAGGCGGTTTACACCCTTTATGAAGGGGTCGGGACCGTCGAGGCTATCGATACCGCGATGAAGCTGGGCGCCCATCATCCCATGGGCCCCTTGGAGCTCGCCGATTTCATCGGGCTTGATACCTGCCTGTCCATTATGCAGGTGCTGTATGAGGGACTGGCCGATTCGAAGTACCGGCCCTGTCCGCTTCTGGTGAAATATGTTGAGGCGGGCTGGCTCGGGCGTAAGACGCAGCGAGGCTTCTATGATTATCGCGGCGAGAAGCCGATTCCGACGCGTTGAGCCCTAATAATCCGGGTTCTGCATACCTTTCTTTTGCCACGAACCAGCCCTTCTACGGCCGAATTGCAGTAGCAGATTTGCATCGTTGCCTCTGGTGGTTCGGCTTTGAGAAGAGCTTCGGAGATCTCAGCCCCCCAGCCCCCCTCGAAGTGCTTTGAGGAGCCGGGCCACCGCGTATCTCCCTTGAGTTCAGTCAGTGGCAGGTAACAGGCCGGGCCGGCGTCGGGAAACCGACGGCCGGCTCGACCCTTTCTGGACCTTCTTATCTGCCGGCTCTCTTGATTTCCATACGACTTTTGCCGATATCCCGCCCGGTGGATCAGTAGATGTAAGGGACCTCAACGAGAATGACCGCGACAGACAAGTCCGGCAGTGGAGCTGCTGCCGAAGCTCTTGCCTCCGGCGAAACCCATTCCTTTCAGGCTGAAGTCGCCCGCCTCCTGCACCTGATGGTGCACTCCGTCTATTCTGATACCGATATCTTCCTTCGCGAGCTGATCTCGAATAGCGCCGATGCTTGTGACAAGCTTCGCTACGAGGCTTTGTCCAATCCGGCCTTGCTGGCAGATGATCCTGAACTCGCCATCACCCTGGTTGCCGACAAGACCAAGGGTACACTGACCGTCGCGGACAATGGCATCGGCATGAGCCGCGCGGAACTGATCGACAATCTCGGCACGATCGCACGGTCCGGCACCCATGCCTTCATGGAAAGCATCGGCGAGAGCGGCAGCGCCCCCAAGCTCATCGGCCAGTTCGGTGTCGGCTTTTATGCGGCCTTTATGGTGGCATCCCGCGTCGATGTCGTCTCGCGCCGCGCCGGAAGTGATGAAGTCTGGCAATGGTCATCCGATGGTTCGGGCTCATTCACCATCGAACCCTACGAGGGCGACGACGCGCCCCGGCGCGGTACCTCTATTCGGCTCACCCTGAAGGACGACGCAAAGTCCTTCCTTGAGGCATGGCGGATCGAGCAGATCGTGCGCGCCTATTCCGATCACGTCGCCATTCCGATCCGGCTCGTTGAGGTGAACGAGGGCAAGCCCGGGGAAGCACGCCAGATCAACACGGCGGCAGCTCTGTGGACGCGGTCAAAATCCGAGATCACACCCGAGCAATACAAGGAGTTCTTTGGCGCCCTTGCTGGCATCTATAGCGATCCGGCCCTCATCATCCACTATCGCGCGGAAGGACGGCACGAATACGCCGTCCTCCTGTGTATCCCCTCGGAGCCGCCCTTCGACCTTTTCGATCCGGAGCGGCGCGGTCGGCAAAAGCTCTACGTCCGCCGAGTCTTCATCACCGATGATGCGGAATTCCTCCCCGGTTATCTCCGATTCATCCGCGGCGTCATCGACAGCGAGGACATGCCGCTGAACATCTCCCGCGAGATGCTTCAGAACAACCCTCTTGTCGGTCAGATCCGCAAGGCCGTGACCAACCGGGTCCTGTCGGAGATCAAGCGGACCGCCGAACAGGATCCGGAAGGATTTGCGAAGATCTGGGCAAGCTATGGCGCCGTGATCAAGGAAGGCCTCTACGAGGACGCCGCGCGCCGGGACGAGCTTTTCGAAATCGTGCGTTTCCGCACGACCGCAAGCGAAGGTGAGACGCGCACTCTCAAGGAATATGTCGCGGCCATGAAGACGAACCAGACCGCGATCTACTACGTGACGGCTGACGACGTCCGCAAGGCCGCTGCAGCCCCGCAGCTGGAAGGCTTCAAGGCGCGAGGCCTGGAGGTGCTGCTTCTGACCGATCC from Rhodoligotrophos sp. CJ14 encodes:
- the htpG gene encoding molecular chaperone HtpG, whose amino-acid sequence is MTATDKSGSGAAAEALASGETHSFQAEVARLLHLMVHSVYSDTDIFLRELISNSADACDKLRYEALSNPALLADDPELAITLVADKTKGTLTVADNGIGMSRAELIDNLGTIARSGTHAFMESIGESGSAPKLIGQFGVGFYAAFMVASRVDVVSRRAGSDEVWQWSSDGSGSFTIEPYEGDDAPRRGTSIRLTLKDDAKSFLEAWRIEQIVRAYSDHVAIPIRLVEVNEGKPGEARQINTAAALWTRSKSEITPEQYKEFFGALAGIYSDPALIIHYRAEGRHEYAVLLCIPSEPPFDLFDPERRGRQKLYVRRVFITDDAEFLPGYLRFIRGVIDSEDMPLNISREMLQNNPLVGQIRKAVTNRVLSEIKRTAEQDPEGFAKIWASYGAVIKEGLYEDAARRDELFEIVRFRTTASEGETRTLKEYVAAMKTNQTAIYYVTADDVRKAAAAPQLEGFKARGLEVLLLTDPVDSFWTRSALGFDGKPFRSITQGAADLASIPLEKTEEIKSDQAQDKSALGTLLAAIKQSLGDAVKDVRLSERLTSSPVCLVADAGGLDRHLERLLAKQAPGGGTQAQPILELNPNHPVISGLARRAKLNGASDEINEAAWLLLDQAYILEGEPVPDPAAFAKRLTGVMGKVLVD
- a CDS encoding cob(I)yrinic acid a,c-diamide adenosyltransferase: MVVLNKIYTRTGDDGTTALSTGERLPKSHLRIEAYGTVDETNATIGVARAHLSLPHHAELDPMLESIQNDLFDLGADLCTPDRGEPLPYEPLRIVSSQVERLEKQIDTLNAELSPLRSFVLPAGHPAAAALHVSRTVCRRAERLVVQLASLDGETVGDPALRYINRLSDFLFVASRWINARGPGDVLWTPGANR
- the thpR gene encoding RNA 2',3'-cyclic phosphodiesterase — translated: MPRLFTGLEIPADIADELQLMQGGVWGARWIEAESYHITLRFMGDISDGIARELVEALDDVDMPSFTIRLKGVGSFGGAKPRAIWAGVDDDESGSLKRLQTWHERLCQVVGLKPEPRKFTPHVTLARLRDSGVEGVQSFVAAHSLFESRPFEVRQFVLYSSRPSRGGGPYVSEEIYPLKDYSEEYYALSDLR
- a CDS encoding electron transfer flavoprotein subunit beta/FixA family protein, whose protein sequence is MKVLVAIKRVVDYNVKIRVKSDGSGVELANVKMSMNPFDEIAVEEAVRLKEAGKATEIVAVSIGPQQAQETIRTALAMGADRGILVKHDGVVEPLAVAKILKGVVEQEQPGLVILGKQAIDDDANQTGQMLAALLKWPQATFCSKIELTDGGATITREIDGGLQTLNVKAPFIATTDLRLNQPRYASLPNIMKAKKKPIDEKTPADFGVDTTPRLKVLNTSEPPKRQGGVKVGSVAELVSKLKNEAGVI
- a CDS encoding electron transfer flavoprotein subunit alpha/FixB family protein gives rise to the protein MTTLLIAEHDNANLKDATHKALTAASQIGNEVHVLVAGNNAEAVAKQAAALPGVAKVLQVNDGGLERPLAEAMADLIVGLAGNYDVLIAPATSNGKNFMPRVAALLDVMQVSDITAVKGQDTFERPIYAGNAVETVQSTDSKRVITVRTSAFQAAPAEGGSAAIEQIGAPGSSGLSEYVSENLSKSDRPELTSARIVISGGRGMQSGENFALLEKVADRLGAAVGASRAAVDAGFVPNNYQVGQTGKVVSPELYIAVGISGAIQHLAGMKDSKVIVAINKDEEAPIFQVADYGYVGDLFQAMPELDAELEKAGY
- a CDS encoding 3-hydroxybutyryl-CoA dehydrogenase, which gives rise to MMDIRRVGVIGAGQMGNGIAHVCALAGHDVYLNDLTRETIESALATINGNMARQVRNGRISEDDRRSALGRIHIAETLEGLEPCDLIIESASEDEQVKRKIFGQLCPVVRPDAIVATNTSSISITRLAAATDRPERFMGIHFMNPVPVMELVELIRGIATDDETFHTVRHFTIGLGKTIAVAEDFPAFIVNRILLPMINEAVYTLYEGVGTVEAIDTAMKLGAHHPMGPLELADFIGLDTCLSIMQVLYEGLADSKYRPCPLLVKYVEAGWLGRKTQRGFYDYRGEKPIPTR
- a CDS encoding low molecular weight protein-tyrosine-phosphatase; amino-acid sequence: MQQVLFVCLGNICRSPLAAEAFRVEAQRCGMNSLRVDSAGISSWHIREKPDRRALSAGLARGLDISGHRSRLIGPNDFIVSDIILALDEEVYGSLVGMTDCQCVNKIRLLMDFAERTTEREVPTPYFGDEADFELMLDLIQDGVCGLAAYLKSLRA